In Plasmodium coatneyi strain Hackeri chromosome 8, complete sequence, the genomic stretch cattGTACTATAGTCTtcacgttcatgtgtaattaatgtaagttgaaaaatttttttttttagtttacaCAGGGGACGCTAAGATAAGTGTCCACACAATAAAAAACGGGAGGGGAAGCAACAACCACAAAAGaaagagggggggggggTTACTACTTCTTTGCTCAAAGTTAATTCCAGCACATCAGCCTGCATGCGTTTCTCCtccgtaaaaaaaaaaaaaaggaaggcgctgatcttttcaaaaaaaaatatttaaagaaaagaaaaaattttatgaaggtaaaaaattataaaacagaaaaaatttaacatattttggatctgcaaaagaaaaaaatttccaagcACATCcgtgaagggaagaaaattttttttcttccacttatattaattacacatgaacatgtgaACACTTTAAtacacaaacaaaaaaaaaaaaaaaaaaaaaaagcatttactacaccctaaaacccgaaatctgaacatggaacctgttccttaggaacaccatTCCTTGGGAAGAAAGCCTTTcttcctaaacccggaatctaaacttgaaacttcttccccaggaacaccttccttaggaacatcttcctcctttatagacttgcttcccataaattcttgaaccaaaatttcaaaaaagtcttccttcgtcgaatgcaggtcccccttttgacattggtctaagacttctaaatgaatgtcaataatcatgcggtgACCTACACAACGACGACGACGATCagcacgttttttcctcctttttataggcgtagaacgaggcTTTCGTTCCTTCACTAAATAATATTCACGTGAACCATCTGCCTGGTGGTCAacatggtcaacaatctgctgttctaaggagggaccAGATATTTTAGGTGCTCTcttgtaacgttttcttgtcttacgaagcattccaaaatactacagaaaaaaaaaataattaaaaagggaaaaaaattgtttcttcAATAGGGGTGTGAAATGTTTTGTTCACGAAGCATCAGTTCGTACTTCACACCCTTAAGTGTGAAATgctacacacatacaccctaaaatgcgaaattctacacacatcactaaaatgcgaaatcctacacacacaccctaaaatgcgaaattaaACACCCtcccactgattcattcacccttctttttcattacttttttttcacccctttcttttttgcctcatttttctcttttttttctttcttcttttattttgttttatttttttttcttctaatattaatttttcttttatatcttttttttttcctttcattttctttttttctcctttaaacttttcttttttttttcagcttaaaccttttctcctttttcttaccttaaacctgctcttcttttttctttttttttataaaatatacttatgtgcacatgtgccataatattcttcttccttcggCACATTCCATACACCCCAAAAGTGGTTTCTGTTGTTCCTTAggtatattttattatagaTCTTGGGGAGGGGAAGGGGTCAGCATTGTATGTGTAGTCTATAATTTCTggagaaggagggaaggagtgAGGGAATATTATGTAGGatgatattttatattagTTCTTTGTGGCCATTGCTGCTGCTGTGGTTGGCTTTgctgttgtggttgttgttgcCTTCTATTAGTATTTGctcctgttcttcttcctcttctgtgtGGCGGTTCACCATATATAGTAGATCCATCTGTGGAATCATCAATTGTTGAAGCTACAGTTGAGACGTCCGTTGTGGAGTCGAATGTGGAATTGTTGTCTGTGAATGGTTCCCAGCTCTTTGCACCtgatcttccttttcttctattactcCTAGGGgagttccttcctcctccaaagtAGTTACTTATCCAGGGGGTAGAAGATCATACtacgaaggaaggaaaaggaagggaaggaggagtaAGAAGGTGGGTGTacggaaagggaaaaaaaagggtgtaaGTGtagtaaggaagaaggatgaggaaggaagggttgttagggatggtaggtggaaggaagggttgttagggtggtagtaggatggaaggaaggttgttaggggtggtaggtgggtgcagtggaagggaaggtggtgttagggtggagagggtgtaatacatatataatggagcGAATcctatatttattctttaaaaaaaaaaaagaaggtatacattaatataatgctactattatatatttttaagtgtgtatatattgtgGTAATTACTTTGTATGAAAGGAATGCAAGCGTAGGTAGTGCTCCTATTCCTAATATGGAAGAGACAGCAGCGGCGGCAGCCGTACTTATTCCGCCTCCACATGATAATTTTGCTGACTCCTTACTGCAGTATTTTCCATAGTTCTGCTCAAATCCACTACAGTGCGGACCATCAGAACTGCTGCTATTACATGCTGCAAGCACATTATCGTAAGTTAAGTAAATGCcttccatatattttttaagttcCTCAGTACAACGATATCCATTCTTCTGCAGTAGTTGTATAATAGTTGCGTAGTCGTGCGAGTGACTATACAGTTTTTTCATTCGTTCGAATTGGTCTTTGCTAATATTTTcatacaaaattttgcactcACTTGTACCATTTTCCTTTGGTAATTTTTCGTAAACTTTCTGCATAGCTTCCGCGAATTTTCCAGCGTCgttcaatttttcccctaCTCTGTCCCCcagccaataataaaaatattcacaaCGTTTCCCATGGTATGACTTGCTTTCGGGCATTACTTCTTTCATATAATACCATACGCTTGCAATCTCATCTATACAATCACTTACCcctgtatatttttgtacttcaCTCTTCAGGTTACTCCTCAACGCAGGAACAGTGTTATGGTTAACGTATACCATCCCGTTAGTGTCATACTCTTCATAAACTTCTCTTGAGGGTAAGATCCCTAATATCGGatcctataaatgtaattaacacgaaatatacatatataacccCAAAagtacttttatttttaatttttacctCCCCTAATTAGTGTACACATTAAAATATTATCAtgaacacaatatatatgtgtgtgtgtgtgtatacattctgaataaataaggaaggattaattttccattatttttgttgttgtttcttTGTCTGTTGTACTTACCTGGGTAATGGTAGAATGAGCAGGAACTTGACGACGTGGACTACTTGGACCATCTGCACTGTCACGGTGTTCCTTAGTAACAGAAAGTGCTAGACATCCTGTAGAAGTAGTACTAAATCCGAAGCATACATTCTTGTATATTGTAGTACCCGTCTCTGATGAAGGTGTTTCTGTTTGTGGTGTAAAATTCAATTGTAATTCTTTCCCCTCCTCGTAACCTTCAAGCACTGCTTGAATTCTCTTACAACGTGCATCATCCTTCCCTGTACCATTTCTACATACAGCATTATAAGCTTCAATAGCTCCTTTGAGGTGGTTGTAGTAGTCCTCAGTGCAGAGGACCCCTGAGGTTAGTAAAACTCCCTCCATACGGCCGCAGTCTACGGAAAAATCATACAcctttttccacttattgAAATATTCCTTGTGGTTTGAGCGCTGCTCAAATTTGCACTTCTGATTATCCCCAGTGGACTCCATTGCAGTCCTAATTAGTTCTATAGCTGCATTGAATGATGAATCATCTAAAATTTTTGGTAACATGTCTCCTACccaaaagtagaaaaaatcgcagaaattattattagaaGAAAGGGTGCCTTGCATTGATGATGCGTAACATAGGCCCTTTAGAATTTTATCCACATATTTCTTAGTATCTTGATTTTTCTCCAATCTATTCTTCATTGTTTCGTACCATGTGTTACCTTTCTCACACCCGCTGGAGCCCTTATCAAACATTCTATAGTATTGTACATTTGAGGGTAATTGTTCCAACTGTTTCTTCTATAAATGTGAATagtgcaaatatatatattactcTATATGTATACCTCCTTGAGTTCATTTTAATACGtatcaaaaaaattatatataaacacaTTCTCTCAATTATTGATGTTGAACATAAAATTAGCATACCCCCAATGGTCCCTGTGGTTCACCATCTGCCTGTAGTTCGTCCACCATTTTCAACGTTCATGTGCACTTCTGTTTATGTATTTAATGGGATTAATGTTACAATTGTTCATATAActagaaaaaagagaagtatGAATACCCCTAATACTTGCGGTCCATCATCATCTGCCTGTAGTCCTCCCAACACtctatatgtacatatctgtatatataatagaaacttatgttatataaaatgtgcgttcttccttatatatgttcatacattatgaagaaaacacacacatatgtgcgtgTACAAGGAACATCTTTTCTTCTGCTCACTTGCGCACACACGTTCTTcagtataaatatatatatgtctgtgtggaaacttcttttcttctctgctCCACTTCCGCTTCCTTCGCTTCcgctccttccttctttccttctaacaaggattataatacacaaaaaaaaaggaggaaagtaCAAAATGTCCGCcctaaaaatattttttacttctcaCATAAAATAGTATACAAATCGTTCAAATTTCTTCTGAGAGCCATTATAACAAattaaatacacacacatctaTTAAATGAGCACTTTCATACATAATTAAGGCAGAAATATAGGAACAAGTGCATTGAgtaagtaaaataaaaaaatgaagaacaaatattttaacttc encodes the following:
- a CDS encoding SICA antigen, with protein sequence MIIDIHLEVLDQCQKGDLHSTKEDFFEILVQEFMGSKSIKEEDVPKEGVPGEEVSSLDSGFRKKGFLPKEWCS